Proteins encoded together in one bacterium window:
- a CDS encoding sugar phosphate isomerase/epimerase: MRIAVDGTYFGVLPSLTSEPLIALAVGCGSQGLNWPFHPNFDMDDPTKVRRLLDAAGLGVVSIGLNNHSSAIPGSEAAWRDHVAQASEAANILGTRVLDCWPRRMPEVAKADAQATLRANVEAVLPVLQSHGVVLSLEFEPDHTVERYPEAIEFVQPYLPSVALTADSYHVFRIGDDLAAAGKALGPSLAILHASGSHRGEVGSEGDLCDHAAFINAAKSAGYAGDVLLQYQTKENALESLTRAVKFISAIV; encoded by the coding sequence ATGCGTATCGCCGTGGACGGAACCTACTTCGGCGTACTGCCGTCGCTCACCTCGGAACCCCTCATCGCCCTGGCCGTGGGCTGCGGCTCTCAGGGCCTGAACTGGCCGTTCCACCCCAACTTCGACATGGACGACCCGACCAAGGTGCGGCGGCTGCTCGACGCCGCCGGTCTCGGCGTCGTGTCCATCGGGCTCAACAACCACAGCTCGGCAATTCCCGGCTCGGAAGCCGCATGGCGGGATCATGTGGCCCAGGCGTCGGAAGCCGCCAACATCCTGGGCACCCGTGTGCTCGACTGCTGGCCCCGGCGGATGCCCGAGGTGGCCAAGGCCGATGCCCAGGCCACGCTGCGCGCCAACGTCGAGGCCGTGCTGCCGGTGCTGCAGAGCCATGGCGTGGTGTTGTCGCTGGAGTTCGAGCCCGACCACACCGTCGAGCGGTACCCGGAAGCCATCGAGTTCGTCCAGCCGTACCTGCCGTCGGTGGCGCTGACCGCCGACAGCTACCATGTGTTCCGCATCGGCGATGATCTGGCCGCCGCGGGCAAGGCGCTCGGACCGTCGCTGGCGATCCTGCACGCGTCGGGGAGCCATCGCGGCGAAGTCGGCAGCGAGGGCGACCTGTGCGACCACGCCGCCTTCATCAACGCGGCCAAGAGCGCGGGCTATGCCGGCGATGTGCTGCTGCAGTACCAGACCAAGGAGAACGCACTCGAGAGCCTGACGCGGGCGGTGAAGTTCATCAGCGCCATCGTCTAG
- a CDS encoding B12-binding domain-containing radical SAM protein, with the protein MLGKDKPRLLIVSPAWCQGWWRGGKVLAPPLSLPLLAGLTPRDVDVQLIDENVERLDPDTPADWVALTVPTASAPRAYEMAAGFRARGIPVVMGGIHPTVLPDEAALHADAVVVGEAEGVWREVIADLAGGRLQPRYQAPELHDLVGLPRPRRELLHTDRYLTINVVQTARGCPHGCTFCTVSSIFGGQYRFRPVPEVVEEVRGLGGWVGFVDDNIVGNRRRAKELFEALIPLKLRWISQGDLTMAKDPELLRLARRSGCQAMYIGLESVSDENLRATHKSSNLNCDMGEAIAKIHQAGIEIIGSFVLGLDGDDASVFARTAAFAQKHKLVAAQFSSLTPFPGTAIHRQLEAEGRIEDRDWSHYTMSNVVFRPQQMTSLQLRAGQVDTYRRFYSLPSIFQRALTGRGNLATRLLVNFSYRRLHAGKGLCKSLPSHEPVAPTSTLVPQAAGDTPVKAPAGTGS; encoded by the coding sequence ATGCTCGGTAAGGACAAGCCGCGCCTGCTTATCGTATCCCCCGCCTGGTGCCAGGGCTGGTGGCGCGGGGGTAAGGTCCTAGCTCCCCCCCTGAGCCTGCCGCTGCTGGCGGGCCTCACCCCTCGGGATGTGGACGTCCAACTCATTGACGAGAACGTGGAACGTCTCGACCCGGACACGCCGGCCGACTGGGTGGCTCTCACCGTGCCCACCGCCTCGGCGCCGCGGGCATACGAGATGGCCGCGGGCTTCCGGGCGCGGGGCATCCCCGTGGTCATGGGAGGCATCCATCCCACGGTTCTGCCCGATGAGGCCGCGCTGCACGCGGACGCCGTCGTGGTGGGCGAGGCCGAGGGAGTGTGGCGCGAGGTGATCGCCGACCTGGCGGGGGGGCGCCTACAGCCGCGCTATCAGGCGCCCGAGTTGCACGACCTGGTCGGTCTGCCCCGTCCGCGCCGCGAGCTCCTGCACACCGATCGTTACCTGACCATCAATGTCGTCCAGACGGCGCGCGGCTGCCCCCATGGCTGCACGTTCTGTACTGTCAGCTCGATCTTCGGCGGGCAGTATCGCTTCCGACCGGTCCCTGAGGTGGTGGAGGAGGTGCGCGGCCTGGGCGGCTGGGTCGGCTTCGTGGATGACAACATCGTCGGCAACCGCCGCCGCGCCAAGGAGCTGTTCGAGGCGCTCATCCCGCTCAAGCTCCGCTGGATCAGCCAGGGCGACCTGACCATGGCGAAGGACCCGGAGCTGTTGCGCCTGGCCCGGCGCAGTGGTTGCCAGGCGATGTACATCGGCCTGGAGTCGGTATCGGACGAGAACCTGCGCGCCACCCACAAGTCATCCAATCTGAACTGCGACATGGGGGAGGCCATCGCGAAGATCCACCAGGCCGGCATCGAGATCATTGGCTCGTTCGTGCTCGGGCTGGATGGCGACGACGCCAGCGTGTTCGCGCGCACTGCGGCGTTCGCCCAGAAACACAAGCTGGTGGCGGCCCAGTTCTCCTCCCTGACGCCGTTCCCCGGCACGGCGATCCATCGCCAGCTCGAGGCGGAGGGCCGCATCGAGGACCGTGACTGGTCCCACTACACCATGAGCAACGTGGTGTTCCGTCCGCAGCAGATGACCAGCCTCCAGTTGCGGGCGGGGCAGGTGGACACCTACCGACGGTTCTACTCCCTCCCGTCCATCTTCCAGCGCGCGCTCACGGGCCGTGGGAACCTCGCGACTCGTCTGCTGGTGAACTTCAGCTACCGACGGCTGCATGCGGGCAAGGGCCTGTGCAAGAGTCTACCGTCACACGAGCCGGTGGCGCCGACCTCGACGCTCGTGCCCCAGGCCGCCGGCGACACGCCGGTCAAGGCCCCGGCCGGAACCGGCTCGTGA
- a CDS encoding DMT family protein: protein MLRWVPVVLLVFSNLFMTYAWYGHLKDFRDKPLLVVIGLSWGVAFLEYCLQVPANRLGFHFMSLAQLKVLQEVIAMGVFAVFAVVYMKQALRLDFLWAGLCLVGAAYFMFRGVR, encoded by the coding sequence GTGCTCAGATGGGTTCCCGTGGTGCTGCTCGTCTTCTCCAACCTCTTCATGACCTACGCCTGGTATGGCCACCTGAAGGACTTCCGTGACAAGCCCCTGCTAGTGGTGATCGGGCTGAGTTGGGGCGTCGCCTTCCTGGAGTACTGCCTGCAGGTGCCGGCCAACCGCCTGGGCTTCCACTTCATGTCGCTGGCCCAGCTCAAGGTGCTCCAGGAAGTCATCGCCATGGGCGTCTTCGCCGTCTTCGCGGTGGTCTATATGAAGCAGGCGCTGCGCCTGGACTTCCTGTGGGCCGGGCTGTGCCTCGTCGGCGCGGCGTACTTCATGTTCCGCGGCGTCAGGTGA
- a CDS encoding Gfo/Idh/MocA family oxidoreductase — translation MSDQKLGCAIWGAGWVADEHLNAYMANPHCEVVAVGSRKEASARRAAEKCGAPNAAIYTDYAELLKDDRIQVLSVCTPNQFHVENGVQAAAAGKHIIMEKPMAMELQGIKDLRDAMRESGVKSLVSFVLHWCPSLVNARTLVQSGAIGDIFYVEGDYWHGVSDWYSGWDWARTVKEGGSSFLFGGCHAVDAVRWISGLEVTSVAAFGGGWDKRYEYPATVVGAVTWSNGAVGKLSCSVDCIMPYQFNVDIMGDKGTVRDNLVWSKVLMPEANAWTEVPAILPNSGDVAHHPFEGEINHLVDAIRSDTRPCPDIEDAVKTHEVCLALDMSVANGGAKVELPLLED, via the coding sequence ATGTCTGACCAGAAACTCGGTTGCGCGATCTGGGGTGCCGGCTGGGTCGCCGATGAGCACCTGAACGCCTACATGGCCAACCCGCACTGCGAGGTCGTGGCTGTGGGCAGCCGCAAGGAGGCTTCGGCCCGCCGCGCCGCCGAGAAGTGCGGCGCCCCCAATGCCGCCATCTACACCGACTACGCGGAGCTGCTCAAGGACGACCGCATCCAGGTTCTGTCCGTATGCACGCCCAACCAGTTCCACGTTGAGAATGGCGTGCAGGCGGCGGCGGCCGGCAAGCACATCATCATGGAGAAGCCCATGGCGATGGAGCTGCAGGGCATCAAGGACCTGCGCGACGCCATGCGCGAGTCGGGCGTGAAGTCCCTCGTCAGCTTCGTCCTGCACTGGTGCCCGTCGCTGGTCAATGCGCGCACGCTCGTGCAGTCCGGCGCCATCGGCGACATCTTCTATGTCGAGGGCGACTACTGGCACGGCGTATCGGACTGGTACAGCGGCTGGGACTGGGCCCGCACCGTCAAGGAGGGCGGCAGCAGCTTCCTGTTCGGCGGTTGCCATGCGGTGGACGCGGTGCGCTGGATCAGCGGCCTGGAAGTCACGAGCGTTGCGGCCTTCGGCGGCGGCTGGGACAAGCGCTATGAGTACCCGGCGACGGTCGTGGGCGCGGTCACGTGGAGCAACGGGGCCGTCGGGAAGCTCTCATGCTCGGTGGACTGCATCATGCCCTACCAGTTCAACGTGGACATCATGGGCGACAAGGGCACGGTGCGTGACAACCTGGTCTGGTCCAAGGTGCTCATGCCCGAGGCCAATGCCTGGACGGAAGTGCCGGCCATCCTCCCCAACAGCGGCGACGTGGCCCACCACCCGTTCGAGGGCGAGATCAATCACCTGGTGGACGCGATCCGCAGCGACACGCGCCCGTGCCCGGACATCGAGGACGCCGTGAAGACCCACGAGGTTTGCCTGGCGCTGGACATGTCGGTGGCCAACGGCGGGGCGAAGGTGGAACTGCCGCTGTTGGAGGACTGA
- a CDS encoding MBL fold metallo-hydrolase, producing MQITAHIHALHVPFQVPLPTGPLERFVVVYLVYGEHRVWLVDAGVAGAEGRVFDYLRQTGRSPDDVAGLLLTHAHPDHVGAAAAIQARTGCPVLVHAAERAWVEDVDRQARERPVPGFSTLVGGPASVTGLLADGGTVELEPGLAVEVIHTPGHSPGSVSLLLVAEGALFTGDVVLSPGDLPIYDSAAVLQASLARLQALPALEVMLSAWDEARRGEEIPRRLAESQEYLRKIAAAVEAAAEAGATDLCAAVLPQLGLPSAAANPLIARTLQSHRSGSG from the coding sequence ATGCAGATCACCGCGCACATCCACGCACTACATGTTCCGTTCCAAGTCCCGCTGCCCACGGGCCCGCTGGAGCGTTTCGTCGTCGTGTATCTCGTCTACGGCGAGCACCGCGTCTGGCTGGTAGATGCGGGCGTGGCCGGCGCCGAGGGGCGCGTCTTTGACTACCTGCGCCAGACGGGCCGCTCGCCGGACGATGTCGCCGGCTTGCTGCTCACCCACGCACACCCCGATCACGTGGGCGCAGCCGCGGCGATCCAGGCGCGTACCGGCTGCCCCGTTCTCGTGCACGCGGCGGAGCGCGCGTGGGTCGAGGACGTGGACCGGCAGGCGCGCGAGCGCCCGGTGCCGGGGTTCTCCACCCTCGTAGGCGGCCCGGCGTCGGTGACCGGGCTGTTGGCAGACGGCGGGACGGTGGAACTGGAGCCCGGCCTGGCCGTCGAGGTGATCCACACACCGGGTCACTCGCCCGGGTCAGTCTCACTGTTGCTCGTGGCGGAGGGGGCGCTCTTCACCGGCGATGTGGTGCTCTCGCCGGGCGACCTGCCCATCTACGACAGCGCGGCGGTGCTGCAGGCGTCGCTGGCGAGACTGCAGGCCCTGCCCGCATTGGAGGTCATGCTCTCGGCCTGGGACGAGGCGCGCCGTGGCGAGGAGATCCCGAGGCGCCTGGCGGAGAGCCAGGAGTACCTCCGCAAGATCGCCGCCGCTGTCGAAGCCGCGGCGGAGGCCGGGGCGACGGACCTGTGCGCGGCGGTCCTGCCGCAGTTGGGCCTCCCCTCAGCGGCGGCCAATCCCCTGATCGCCCGGACCTTGCAGAGTCACAGGAGCGGGAGCGGCTGA
- a CDS encoding dihydrodipicolinate synthase family protein has product MPLTRDSFIGPWAGLPVAWTANDEFDEATYRRDVAACCEAGIPGVYTGGSTGEFYALSVEEFRAVARATVEVCHEHGTPAMVGCTDTCNRGAMQKAAFAAEIGADAVQVALPFWMPVHEGQIVAFFRDVASAAPGLALSVYETTRAKVTLTVEQHLAVKEAVPQYLMVKANADTVGRTEEGCRRLSEAINVFVGEHLFAEFFRHGACGACSSVVYWSPGFMLKLWRDAQAERWPEAEAACAKLKALFAFLGETWEPRGFVDTSFDRLGGVAGGFLRTSLRCRAPYPHATADDVELWRAWCREHFAEMIGAR; this is encoded by the coding sequence ATGCCACTCACCCGCGACAGCTTCATCGGTCCCTGGGCCGGCCTGCCGGTCGCCTGGACCGCGAACGACGAGTTCGATGAGGCGACGTACCGGCGTGACGTCGCTGCCTGCTGTGAGGCGGGCATTCCTGGGGTCTACACCGGTGGCAGCACCGGCGAGTTCTACGCGTTGAGTGTCGAGGAGTTCCGAGCCGTCGCGCGGGCCACGGTGGAGGTGTGTCACGAGCACGGCACCCCGGCGATGGTCGGCTGCACGGACACGTGCAATCGGGGCGCCATGCAGAAGGCCGCTTTCGCCGCTGAGATCGGGGCCGATGCCGTCCAGGTCGCCCTGCCCTTCTGGATGCCGGTGCACGAGGGCCAGATCGTCGCCTTCTTCCGCGACGTGGCGAGCGCCGCGCCAGGCCTGGCGCTCTCGGTCTACGAGACGACGCGGGCGAAGGTGACGCTGACGGTCGAGCAGCACCTGGCGGTCAAAGAGGCCGTACCCCAGTACCTGATGGTGAAGGCGAACGCTGACACGGTGGGGCGGACCGAGGAGGGCTGTCGGCGGCTGAGTGAGGCGATCAACGTCTTCGTCGGCGAGCACCTCTTCGCCGAGTTCTTCCGCCACGGCGCGTGCGGCGCGTGCAGCTCGGTGGTCTACTGGTCGCCGGGGTTCATGCTCAAGCTCTGGCGCGACGCGCAGGCCGAGCGCTGGCCCGAGGCGGAAGCCGCCTGCGCGAAGCTCAAGGCGCTGTTTGCGTTCCTGGGGGAGACATGGGAGCCGCGGGGGTTTGTGGACACGAGCTTCGATCGACTAGGGGGCGTGGCGGGAGGCTTCCTGAGGACGTCACTGCGCTGCCGGGCACCGTATCCGCACGCGACGGCGGACGACGTGGAGCTATGGCGAGCGTGGTGTCGGGAGCACTTCGCGGAGATGATCGGGGCACGATAG
- a CDS encoding isocitrate lyase/PEP mutase family protein has translation MHPATRLRELLNAGETLVMPDAYDPLSARIIEKLGFQAVQCSGFSMAASCLCAEAAFGFERNLAATAGIVRAVKIPVMADGEDGFGDASMIPDTIDAYLGAGVAGINTEDQVLGAPGPKQLIPLAQAVEKLQAARQAAHDAEVPGLIINGRTDALPAGASPAEGLGEAIVRANTYLQAGADLAFVVGVDSLEQVRQLVREITGPVSIAAGMPNNIGNFSVAQLRDAGVARVSLPSLLVFSAIQAMTRSLESVQRTDGFAEIVSEDMACGMAEIMQLLAP, from the coding sequence ATGCACCCGGCGACCAGACTGCGCGAGCTACTCAACGCGGGCGAGACGCTGGTCATGCCCGACGCCTACGATCCGCTGTCGGCGCGCATCATCGAGAAGCTTGGCTTCCAGGCCGTCCAGTGCTCCGGCTTCAGCATGGCCGCCTCGTGCCTTTGTGCCGAGGCGGCCTTTGGCTTTGAGCGGAACCTGGCGGCGACGGCCGGCATCGTCCGAGCCGTCAAGATCCCCGTCATGGCCGACGGTGAGGACGGCTTCGGCGACGCGTCCATGATCCCGGACACGATTGACGCCTACCTCGGAGCCGGCGTGGCGGGGATCAACACCGAGGACCAGGTACTGGGCGCGCCAGGGCCCAAGCAGCTGATCCCCCTGGCTCAGGCGGTGGAGAAGCTGCAGGCCGCCCGGCAGGCGGCGCATGATGCGGAAGTGCCGGGGCTCATCATCAACGGCCGGACCGACGCGCTCCCGGCCGGGGCCTCGCCCGCGGAGGGCCTCGGCGAGGCCATCGTGCGTGCCAACACCTATCTGCAGGCCGGGGCCGATCTGGCTTTCGTGGTCGGTGTGGACAGCCTGGAGCAGGTCCGGCAGCTCGTGCGCGAGATCACCGGCCCGGTCAGCATCGCCGCCGGGATGCCCAACAACATCGGCAACTTCTCGGTCGCGCAACTGCGTGATGCCGGCGTGGCTCGCGTCAGCCTCCCCTCGCTGCTGGTCTTCTCGGCCATCCAGGCGATGACGCGCTCCCTGGAGAGCGTGCAGCGGACGGACGGTTTCGCCGAGATCGTCAGCGAGGACATGGCGTGTGGCATGGCGGAGATCATGCAGTTGCTGGCTCCGTAG